From a region of the Myxococcus stipitatus genome:
- the panC gene encoding pantoate--beta-alanine ligase: MAPVVLRTVEEVKAWATGLRREGRRLALVPTMGYLHDGHLSLIREGGRRADVVAASIFVNPTQFGPREDLSRYPRDFEGDLAKCASAGAVAVFAPTPEVMYPPGYQTYVEVTDVSQGLCGARRPGHFRGVATIVTQLLSLFRPDVALFGEKDYQQLQVIRALNRDLHLGAEIVGMPTIREADGLAMSSRNAYLSAEERQRALSLSRGLRAAAMLLQGGTRDARALVGAVRHELELAGLREDYVELVDAERLTPLGSVAPGQAARLLVAAFSGATRLIDNMPLGG; encoded by the coding sequence ATGGCGCCCGTCGTCCTGAGGACCGTGGAGGAAGTGAAGGCCTGGGCGACGGGCTTGCGCCGTGAGGGGCGCCGGCTCGCGCTGGTGCCCACCATGGGGTACCTGCACGACGGCCACCTCTCGCTCATCCGCGAGGGGGGCCGTCGCGCGGACGTGGTGGCCGCTTCCATCTTCGTCAACCCCACCCAGTTCGGTCCCCGTGAGGACCTGTCGCGCTACCCGCGCGACTTCGAGGGGGACCTGGCCAAGTGCGCCTCCGCGGGCGCCGTGGCCGTCTTCGCTCCCACGCCGGAGGTGATGTACCCCCCCGGCTACCAGACCTACGTCGAGGTGACCGACGTGAGCCAGGGGCTGTGCGGCGCCCGGCGCCCTGGCCACTTCCGGGGCGTGGCCACCATCGTCACCCAGCTGCTGTCCCTCTTCCGGCCCGACGTGGCGCTCTTCGGGGAGAAGGACTACCAGCAGCTCCAGGTCATCCGCGCCCTCAACCGCGACCTGCACCTGGGCGCGGAAATCGTCGGGATGCCGACGATTCGCGAGGCCGACGGGCTGGCGATGAGCAGTCGAAATGCCTACCTGTCCGCCGAGGAGCGGCAGCGGGCGCTCTCGCTCTCACGGGGATTGCGCGCCGCGGCGATGCTGCTCCAAGGAGGGACCCGGGACGCGCGGGCCCTGGTGGGCGCCGTCCGACACGAGCTGGAGCTGGCGGGGCTTCGCGAGGACTACGTGGAGCTGGTGGACGCGGAGCGGCTCACACCGCTCGGCTCCGTGGCCCCAGGGCAGGCGGCGCGCCTGCTGGTGGCCGCCTTCAGTGGCGCGACACGCCTCATCGACAACATGCCGCTCGGCGGTTAG
- the smpB gene encoding SsrA-binding protein SmpB has translation MASGGKSKGPGGESGVKVIAENRRARFDYTVDEKLEAGLELTGSEVKSLREGVANLSDAYALPKGSELFLLNAHIGSYRAASVFDHLPTRGRKLLMHRAEIDRWTTKVRERGYSIIPLLLYFKKGRAKVELGLCRGKTHEDRRHDIKERETKREMDRAMRRR, from the coding sequence ATGGCATCAGGTGGAAAGTCGAAGGGGCCGGGGGGCGAATCCGGAGTGAAGGTCATCGCCGAGAACCGGCGTGCGCGCTTCGACTACACCGTCGATGAGAAGCTGGAGGCCGGTCTGGAGCTCACGGGAAGCGAGGTGAAGTCGCTGCGAGAAGGGGTGGCCAACCTCTCGGACGCCTACGCGCTTCCCAAGGGCAGCGAGCTGTTCCTGCTCAATGCCCACATCGGCTCCTACCGGGCCGCCAGCGTGTTCGACCACCTGCCCACCCGGGGCCGGAAGCTGCTGATGCACCGGGCGGAAATCGACCGCTGGACCACCAAGGTGCGGGAACGAGGGTATTCCATCATCCCGCTGCTGCTGTATTTCAAGAAGGGGCGCGCGAAGGTGGAGCTCGGGCTCTGCCGGGGCAAGACACACGAAGACCGGCGCCACGACATCAAGGAGCGGGAGACGAAGCGGGAGATGGACCGGGCCATGCGCCGCCGTTGA
- a CDS encoding ClpXP protease specificity-enhancing factor SspB produces MDDKKDLDKKERLLAALDQGMVMIHLDARRPGVLVPASLRNEAHLRLNLSYRFDPPDLTVGEWGVRSTLSFSGSRFKVAVPWSALFAIASHVTKESWMYLEDMPPELLQQAPGARPPPQPVPASAPAASTSERPRTLLREVPCEPRDETPAPPPEVSAEGPKDDSPPPRRGHLRLVK; encoded by the coding sequence ATGGACGACAAGAAGGATCTCGACAAGAAGGAGCGGCTCTTGGCCGCGCTGGACCAGGGGATGGTGATGATCCACCTGGATGCGCGCCGGCCCGGTGTGCTCGTTCCCGCCTCCCTCCGGAACGAGGCGCACCTGCGCCTCAACCTCTCCTATCGCTTCGACCCGCCGGACCTCACGGTGGGCGAGTGGGGCGTGCGCAGCACGCTGAGCTTCTCCGGTTCCCGCTTCAAGGTCGCGGTGCCGTGGTCGGCGCTGTTCGCCATCGCCAGCCACGTGACGAAGGAGTCGTGGATGTACCTGGAGGACATGCCGCCGGAGCTGCTCCAGCAGGCTCCGGGCGCGCGGCCTCCTCCGCAGCCGGTGCCCGCGTCGGCACCCGCCGCCAGCACCAGCGAGCGTCCGCGCACGCTGCTGCGCGAGGTCCCCTGCGAGCCGCGCGACGAGACCCCGGCGCCTCCGCCGGAGGTGTCGGCCGAGGGGCCGAAGGATGATTCTCCGCCGCCGCGCCGCGGGCACCTGCGCCTGGTGAAGTGA
- a CDS encoding serine/threonine-protein kinase, translating to MTPRYRLVRPLATGGMAELFLGVARAAEGLERVVAIKRVLPQLAREPDIARMFVAEARLSTQLQHQNIATVYDVGQGPEGLFLVMELVDGWDLGVLLRAVARRGRRFPPHLAAFVVLQSLAGLHHAYRKLVDGQPLLAAHRDVSPSNILVSREGEVKVTDFGIARLNGLSLTAPGLFKGKEAYSAPEVLQGAPATALSDQFSLGIVFHELLAGQHPFAAAEDASAVTFAILSKAPSPLPPEVPPPLASILRRMLARAPEQRFPSPEVLAEALARWLAQSGQPASAHSLAAFLDSLGLPPTFKDVSDGVGDAPAAPATGGATSSRSHVPEHDADEPFATPGLALSASGRLIQRCARCGTPLSTPHGPCLACGTHPGAHDAASGTGPQSAPREPRAWNTERFATFGPREPASERAASGAAPRTESGRAPHGPPASPMLSLADSVAELATDSRGPSVTQARADDLQLEERAPRPESDWDAPDTATRRRRWGRLAVTLLVGALAVGGGVWLWPHRHVVTQRLMASANRPMAAPVLMLMSEPSGATVLVDGKAVGTTPLALDNLYPEGPVSVQVQLKGYRAWQGTFPGGAPARLEVKLQR from the coding sequence GTGACCCCTCGTTATCGGCTCGTCCGGCCCCTGGCCACCGGCGGAATGGCGGAGCTGTTCCTCGGCGTCGCCCGCGCCGCCGAGGGCCTGGAGCGGGTCGTCGCCATCAAACGCGTGCTGCCCCAGCTGGCCCGGGAGCCGGACATCGCGCGCATGTTCGTGGCCGAGGCCCGGCTGTCCACGCAGCTGCAGCACCAGAACATCGCGACGGTCTACGACGTGGGCCAGGGGCCGGAGGGCCTCTTCCTGGTGATGGAGCTGGTGGACGGGTGGGACCTGGGCGTGCTGCTGCGTGCCGTCGCGCGCCGGGGCCGACGGTTCCCGCCCCACCTGGCGGCCTTCGTCGTCCTCCAGTCCCTCGCGGGGCTGCACCATGCCTACCGCAAGCTCGTCGACGGCCAGCCGCTGCTGGCGGCGCACCGGGACGTGTCCCCTTCCAACATCCTCGTGTCACGCGAGGGCGAGGTGAAGGTGACGGACTTCGGCATCGCGCGGCTCAACGGCCTGTCCCTGACGGCGCCGGGCCTCTTCAAGGGCAAGGAGGCCTACAGCGCGCCCGAGGTGCTCCAAGGCGCCCCCGCCACCGCGCTGAGCGACCAGTTCTCCCTGGGCATCGTCTTCCACGAGCTGCTCGCGGGACAGCACCCCTTCGCCGCCGCGGAGGACGCGAGCGCCGTCACCTTCGCCATCCTCTCGAAGGCCCCGTCGCCCCTGCCACCAGAGGTCCCACCGCCGCTGGCCTCCATCCTCCGGCGCATGCTCGCGCGGGCCCCGGAGCAGCGCTTCCCCTCGCCGGAGGTGCTCGCCGAGGCGCTGGCGCGCTGGCTCGCCCAGTCCGGTCAGCCCGCGAGCGCCCACTCCCTCGCGGCGTTCCTCGACAGCCTCGGCCTGCCACCCACGTTCAAGGACGTGAGCGACGGCGTCGGTGACGCGCCAGCGGCCCCCGCGACGGGCGGCGCCACGTCCAGCCGCTCACACGTCCCCGAGCACGACGCGGACGAGCCCTTCGCGACACCGGGCCTCGCGCTGAGCGCCAGTGGACGCCTCATCCAACGTTGCGCCCGGTGTGGCACGCCCCTCTCCACGCCCCACGGCCCCTGCCTGGCCTGCGGCACGCACCCGGGCGCCCATGACGCGGCCTCCGGCACGGGCCCTCAGAGTGCCCCTCGGGAGCCGCGAGCCTGGAACACGGAGCGCTTCGCCACCTTCGGCCCACGCGAGCCAGCCTCGGAGCGGGCCGCCTCCGGCGCCGCGCCTCGGACCGAGAGTGGGCGGGCGCCACACGGCCCTCCGGCTTCCCCCATGTTGTCCCTCGCCGACAGCGTGGCGGAGCTGGCCACGGACAGCCGAGGCCCCAGCGTCACTCAGGCCCGGGCGGACGACCTCCAGTTGGAGGAGCGCGCCCCCCGCCCGGAGAGCGATTGGGACGCGCCCGACACCGCGACACGCCGACGTCGTTGGGGACGGCTCGCCGTCACGCTGCTCGTGGGAGCGCTGGCCGTGGGCGGGGGCGTGTGGCTCTGGCCGCACCGCCACGTCGTGACGCAGCGGTTGATGGCCAGCGCGAACCGGCCCATGGCCGCCCCCGTGCTCATGTTGATGAGCGAGCCCTCCGGCGCGACGGTGCTGGTGGATGGCAAGGCCGTGGGCACGACGCCGCTCGCGCTCGACAACCTCTACCCGGAGGGGCCCGTCTCCGTGCAGGTGCAGCTCAAGGGCTACCGCGCGTGGCAGGGGACCTTCCCGGGCGGAGCGCCCGCGCGGCTCGAGGTGAAGCTCCAGCGCTGA
- a CDS encoding DUF971 domain-containing protein: MSFWDRIKPSSPAPTATDVRLSPDGSRLELSWDDGTRTGATAQVLRQQCPCAGCVDEWTNKRTLDQTQVPADLRVRQVHPVGNYALTFAFGDGHTTGIYPWKLLREITQPLT, encoded by the coding sequence TTGAGTTTCTGGGACCGTATCAAGCCCTCCTCCCCTGCCCCCACCGCGACGGACGTGCGCCTGTCCCCGGACGGCTCGCGCCTGGAGCTGTCATGGGACGACGGCACGCGCACGGGGGCCACCGCCCAGGTGCTGCGTCAGCAGTGCCCCTGCGCCGGGTGCGTGGACGAGTGGACGAACAAGCGCACGCTCGACCAGACCCAGGTGCCCGCGGACCTGCGCGTGCGGCAGGTCCACCCGGTGGGCAACTACGCGCTGACGTTCGCCTTCGGCGACGGCCATACCACCGGCATCTACCCCTGGAAGCTGCTGCGCGAAATCACCCAGCCGCTCACCTGA
- a CDS encoding HD domain-containing phosphohydrolase, whose amino-acid sequence MRLFKAILLLMLVVSIVPTLMVGWLSVSDTRELLVRDAQELAQERVKQLRLKVEIFLGEPTEAVMGLARVPDFFSLPTEAQQTHLASVLSQRREVLALTVFGAEGRRLPGLQAFSRHDVSPSALAAHESRAQALLSGMEGPRYSDAVAEGGGEPVVTLAFPVGEPVQGFIAADLSLAGLRQMLEQERVGSTGFAYLADHRGHLIVGGGGMATLGEDVSGRSPMAHLLRQRASPPGTETFHVGNFGDGRDAVVAAYTVLPETGWAIVSEQPVEHAYRQVETMERRILVGLGAAILVALVLAALFSKTLTRPLKVFTDGAMELARGKFGVEVNIPQKNELGELALTFNYMSKQLLAYDMENRGLYESLEKGYLETIVALANSIDSKDAYTRGHSQRVGDLSVEIGRELNLTERELRQLQYGGILHDIGKIGIVESILCKQSRLTDQEMAIMREHPAIGDAIIGPVSFLGAVRACVRHHHERWDGTGYPDKLQGEGIPLLARIVACADTFDACTSTRPYQKAMPLEKAMEILDSLSGAQLDPRVVMALRSVVAKKGVRLEGHRQPVKLAS is encoded by the coding sequence GTGCGTCTGTTCAAGGCCATCCTGCTGTTGATGCTGGTGGTCAGCATCGTGCCCACACTGATGGTGGGGTGGCTGTCGGTCTCCGACACGCGAGAGCTGCTGGTGCGCGACGCGCAGGAGCTGGCGCAGGAGCGGGTGAAGCAGCTGCGATTGAAGGTGGAGATCTTCCTGGGCGAGCCCACCGAGGCGGTGATGGGGCTGGCGCGGGTGCCGGACTTCTTCTCGCTGCCCACCGAGGCGCAGCAGACACACCTGGCGTCGGTGCTGTCGCAGCGGCGCGAGGTGCTGGCCCTCACCGTCTTCGGAGCGGAGGGTCGGCGCCTGCCCGGATTGCAGGCCTTCTCGCGCCACGACGTGTCGCCCTCCGCGTTGGCGGCGCACGAGTCCCGGGCCCAGGCGCTGCTGTCGGGCATGGAGGGGCCGCGCTACTCGGACGCGGTGGCGGAAGGCGGGGGCGAGCCGGTGGTGACGCTGGCGTTCCCCGTGGGCGAGCCCGTCCAGGGCTTCATCGCGGCGGACCTGTCGCTCGCGGGCCTGCGGCAGATGCTGGAGCAGGAGCGCGTGGGCAGCACGGGCTTCGCGTACCTCGCGGACCACCGGGGCCACCTCATCGTCGGCGGCGGTGGCATGGCCACGCTGGGGGAGGACGTCTCCGGGCGGAGCCCCATGGCGCACCTGCTGCGTCAGCGCGCCAGTCCCCCGGGCACGGAGACGTTCCACGTGGGCAACTTCGGCGACGGCCGGGACGCGGTGGTGGCCGCGTACACGGTGCTGCCGGAGACGGGCTGGGCCATCGTCTCCGAACAGCCGGTGGAGCACGCCTACCGCCAGGTGGAGACGATGGAGCGCCGCATCCTCGTGGGCCTGGGCGCGGCCATCCTCGTCGCGCTGGTGCTGGCCGCGCTCTTCTCGAAGACCCTGACCCGCCCCCTCAAGGTCTTCACCGACGGGGCCATGGAGCTGGCGCGCGGGAAGTTCGGGGTGGAGGTGAACATCCCCCAGAAGAACGAGCTGGGCGAGCTGGCGCTGACGTTCAACTACATGAGCAAGCAGCTGCTCGCGTACGACATGGAGAACCGGGGCCTCTACGAGAGCCTGGAGAAGGGCTACCTGGAGACCATCGTCGCGCTGGCCAACTCCATCGACTCGAAGGACGCGTACACGCGGGGCCACAGCCAGCGCGTGGGCGACCTGTCCGTGGAGATTGGCCGGGAGCTGAACCTCACGGAGCGCGAGCTGCGGCAGCTCCAGTACGGCGGCATCCTCCACGACATCGGGAAGATCGGCATCGTGGAGTCCATCCTCTGCAAGCAGTCGCGGCTGACGGACCAGGAGATGGCCATCATGCGCGAGCACCCGGCCATCGGCGACGCCATCATCGGGCCGGTGTCGTTCCTGGGCGCGGTGCGCGCGTGCGTGCGCCACCACCACGAGCGCTGGGATGGCACGGGCTATCCGGACAAGCTCCAGGGCGAGGGCATCCCCCTGCTCGCGCGCATCGTCGCCTGCGCCGACACGTTCGACGCCTGCACCTCCACCCGGCCGTACCAGAAGGCCATGCCCCTGGAGAAGGCGATGGAGATCCTCGACAGCCTCAGCGGCGCGCAGCTCGACCCGCGGGTGGTGATGGCGCTGCGCAGCGTGGTCGCCAAGAAGGGGGTCCGCCTGGAGGGCCACCGACAGCCCGTCAAGCTCGCCTCGTGA
- a CDS encoding peptidoglycan-binding protein LysM produces MRTALLLVAWLGLAPSQESTVVGANESLREVAERVLGDAAAAAELRALNNLSSDSVAAGTRLRLPGQERVLALKALETARTLMAQARDDTGLREAAARLKVAEEHFRAARYTQASAAANAAGAQVAAPGAPQPSAFTVQVHPDAGTTIVTVTRGPPVRVEAEGVTRPVGPGETVSVEKGHPPTAPPVPPGIPRPEQPEEGALLKRRADAKGRLGPVKLVWAAVTGAERYEVEVLREQQATPVFTQAATAPEVKLPPLPAGRYRWTVRAVGSAGRSEGSPPRWFELAPDKLKLEVQKGQWQ; encoded by the coding sequence ATGAGGACGGCACTGCTCCTGGTCGCGTGGCTGGGACTGGCTCCTTCGCAGGAGTCCACCGTGGTGGGCGCCAACGAGTCGCTGCGGGAGGTGGCCGAGCGCGTGCTCGGCGACGCGGCGGCGGCGGCGGAGCTGCGCGCGCTCAACAACCTGTCGTCGGACAGCGTCGCGGCGGGCACGCGGCTCCGGCTGCCGGGCCAGGAGCGGGTGCTGGCCCTCAAGGCGCTGGAGACGGCGCGCACGTTGATGGCGCAGGCCCGGGACGACACGGGCCTGCGGGAGGCGGCGGCCCGGCTCAAGGTGGCCGAGGAGCACTTCCGCGCCGCGCGCTACACCCAGGCGTCGGCGGCGGCCAACGCCGCGGGCGCGCAGGTGGCCGCCCCGGGAGCCCCGCAGCCCTCGGCCTTCACCGTGCAGGTCCACCCGGACGCGGGCACCACCATCGTCACCGTCACCCGGGGGCCTCCGGTGCGCGTGGAGGCCGAGGGCGTCACCCGCCCCGTCGGCCCAGGTGAGACGGTGTCCGTGGAGAAGGGCCACCCACCCACCGCGCCCCCCGTCCCGCCAGGCATCCCCCGACCGGAGCAGCCCGAGGAGGGCGCGCTCTTGAAGCGCCGGGCGGACGCGAAGGGGCGGCTGGGCCCGGTGAAGCTGGTCTGGGCGGCGGTAACGGGGGCGGAGCGTTACGAGGTGGAGGTGCTGCGCGAGCAACAGGCCACCCCCGTCTTCACCCAGGCGGCGACGGCGCCGGAGGTGAAGCTGCCGCCGCTGCCGGCCGGGCGCTACCGGTGGACGGTGCGCGCGGTGGGGAGCGCGGGCCGGTCGGAGGGTTCGCCGCCGCGCTGGTTCGAGCTGGCGCCGGACAAGCTCAAACTCGAGGTGCAAAAGGGCCAGTGGCAGTAA
- a CDS encoding FecR family protein — MLLALALTASPLGCDSEDKPESLAPATATQPAPRAHLRGLKGNVQIKRATADEWSTASDGVPLYENDKVRTEAGAGADLVFAGNGSTVHLGGDSLIGIAETRPRPGRPRTDLTVLRGRIDAEVERPATQSLSVTTPAATIQAGREIVFQ, encoded by the coding sequence ATGCTGCTCGCGCTCGCACTCACGGCTTCGCCACTCGGCTGCGACTCCGAGGACAAGCCGGAGTCGTTGGCGCCGGCCACCGCGACGCAGCCCGCGCCCCGGGCGCACCTGCGGGGGCTCAAGGGCAACGTGCAGATCAAGCGCGCCACGGCGGACGAGTGGAGCACCGCCAGCGACGGCGTCCCCTTGTACGAGAACGACAAGGTGCGCACGGAGGCGGGCGCGGGCGCGGACCTCGTGTTCGCCGGCAATGGCAGCACGGTGCACCTGGGCGGGGACTCGCTCATCGGCATCGCGGAGACGCGGCCCCGGCCGGGGCGCCCGCGCACGGACCTCACCGTGCTGCGAGGGCGCATCGACGCGGAGGTCGAGCGGCCCGCCACCCAGTCGCTTTCCGTCACCACGCCGGCGGCCACCATCCAGGCCGGAAGGGAGATTGTCTTCCAATGA
- a CDS encoding carbon-nitrogen hydrolase family protein gives MHLIAAAQMVSTADKAHNVEAATRLVRRAAELGARLVGLPENFSWMGPEPERPAAAETLEGPTLSRMAQLARELRVTLLAGSVLEAGAPGGRLYNTSVLFGPDGARLATYRKMHLFDVDVGDGATYQESAAVAPGTEVVAAQTEVGRLGLSVCYDVRFPELYRRLSRDGATLLAVPAAFTLMTGKDHWEVLLRARAIENQAYVLAPAQGGRHSANRQTYGHSMVVDPWGLVTARASEGEGLAVAPVDPEMQARVRRNLPCLQHRRLD, from the coding sequence ATGCACCTCATCGCCGCCGCCCAGATGGTGTCCACCGCGGACAAGGCCCACAACGTGGAAGCCGCTACCCGGCTCGTCCGGCGCGCCGCCGAGCTGGGCGCCCGCCTGGTGGGGCTCCCGGAGAACTTCTCGTGGATGGGGCCGGAGCCCGAGCGCCCGGCGGCCGCGGAGACGCTGGAGGGCCCCACCCTGTCACGCATGGCCCAGCTGGCCCGCGAGCTGCGCGTCACCCTGCTCGCCGGCAGCGTGCTGGAGGCCGGGGCCCCGGGTGGGCGGCTGTACAACACCAGCGTCCTGTTCGGCCCGGACGGCGCGCGGCTGGCCACCTACCGGAAGATGCACCTGTTCGACGTGGATGTAGGTGATGGAGCGACCTACCAGGAGTCCGCTGCGGTGGCGCCGGGGACGGAGGTGGTGGCGGCGCAGACGGAGGTGGGACGGTTGGGCCTGTCGGTCTGCTACGACGTGCGCTTCCCGGAGCTGTACCGGCGGCTGTCGCGGGACGGGGCGACGCTGCTGGCGGTCCCGGCGGCCTTCACCCTGATGACCGGCAAGGACCACTGGGAGGTGCTGCTGCGGGCCCGGGCCATCGAGAACCAGGCGTACGTGCTGGCGCCCGCGCAGGGAGGCAGGCATTCGGCCAACCGGCAGACGTATGGCCACTCCATGGTGGTGGACCCCTGGGGGCTCGTCACGGCGCGGGCGTCCGAGGGGGAGGGGCTGGCGGTGGCGCCAGTGGACCCGGAGATGCAAGCGCGCGTGCGCCGCAACCTCCCCTGCCTCCAGCACCGCCGATTGGATTAG
- the rimP gene encoding ribosome maturation factor RimP, with protein sequence MSEKNLKQTVEERASAVLDPIVAGEGLELVDLEFVREREGWVLRLFIDKPGGRVGLDECSQVSRAVDPVLDVEDIIPHEYSLEVSSPGVDRPLKKPAHFAKVQGQKVKVKTFGPVGEPPRKNFTGTLTGVAGDGISVEVEGAGTFHIHFKDIAKANLEFEF encoded by the coding sequence ATGTCGGAGAAGAACCTCAAGCAGACGGTGGAGGAGCGGGCGAGCGCGGTGCTCGACCCCATCGTCGCGGGTGAAGGCCTGGAGCTCGTGGACCTGGAGTTCGTCCGGGAGCGCGAGGGTTGGGTGCTTCGCCTCTTCATCGACAAGCCGGGAGGACGGGTGGGACTGGACGAGTGCAGTCAGGTCTCCCGCGCGGTGGACCCGGTGCTGGACGTGGAGGACATCATCCCCCACGAGTACAGCCTGGAGGTCTCCAGCCCCGGGGTGGACCGGCCGCTGAAGAAGCCGGCGCACTTCGCGAAGGTGCAGGGTCAGAAGGTGAAGGTGAAGACGTTCGGCCCGGTGGGTGAGCCGCCGCGCAAGAACTTCACCGGCACCCTGACCGGGGTGGCGGGCGACGGCATCTCGGTGGAGGTGGAGGGTGCCGGTACCTTCCACATCCACTTCAAGGACATCGCCAAGGCGAACCTGGAGTTCGAGTTCTAG
- the nusA gene encoding transcription termination factor NusA, translating into MPTQQANPSVNLNLVLDQVAKDKGIDRAVLIATLEDAMKTAAKKHFGQDRNLEAKYDPEKGVVELFQAITVVEEITDPVQAVNQITLAESHKKGMEVEPGDELVFQIFYRDEDANEAKAQDDQYGDILRLKTFRRGFGRIAAQTAKQVILQRTRDAERENVFNEYKDRKNEIVTGIARRFERGNIIVDLGRAEAVLPVREQVPRETYRPGDRVQAYVLDVLRESKGPQIVLSRASVNLLTKLFEMEVPEIAEGIVVIEAAAREPGGRAKIAVSSRDSDVDPVGACVGMKGSRVQAVVQELRGEKIDIVPYDEDPARFVCSALAPAEVSRVIIDEANHAMELIVPDDQLSLAIGRRGQNVRLAAQLTGWKLDINSESRVREMREFANRSLGALPGVNEMLVETLYAHGFRQARDIADANPEMLAQIPGMDPARIPSMQEAARKRMVEDQAELSRMDYEREQARLAEARRHPDELSQAERLARVRGVGEKTIEQLAASGYRTVEDIANEKDLAKLGDVPGVGIKKARQLKSAAENYLVEEAKLRTELNAERGAMAATSEGGADATKSP; encoded by the coding sequence ATGCCCACGCAGCAAGCCAACCCGAGCGTCAACCTCAACCTCGTCCTGGACCAGGTCGCCAAGGACAAGGGCATCGACCGGGCTGTGCTGATTGCCACCCTCGAGGACGCGATGAAGACCGCGGCCAAGAAGCACTTTGGCCAGGACCGCAACCTCGAGGCCAAGTACGACCCCGAGAAGGGCGTGGTGGAGCTGTTCCAGGCCATCACCGTCGTCGAGGAGATCACCGACCCGGTCCAGGCGGTGAACCAGATCACCCTCGCGGAGTCCCACAAGAAGGGCATGGAAGTGGAGCCGGGCGACGAGCTCGTGTTCCAGATCTTCTACCGGGACGAGGACGCCAACGAGGCCAAGGCCCAGGACGACCAGTACGGTGACATCCTGCGCCTGAAGACCTTCCGCCGCGGCTTCGGCCGCATCGCGGCGCAGACGGCCAAGCAGGTCATCCTGCAGCGCACGCGCGACGCGGAGCGCGAGAACGTCTTCAACGAGTACAAGGACCGCAAGAACGAGATCGTCACCGGCATCGCCCGCCGGTTCGAGCGCGGCAACATCATCGTCGACCTGGGCCGCGCGGAGGCGGTGCTCCCGGTGCGCGAGCAGGTCCCCCGCGAGACGTACCGCCCGGGCGACCGCGTCCAGGCGTACGTGCTGGACGTGCTGCGCGAGTCCAAGGGGCCGCAGATCGTCCTCAGCCGCGCGTCCGTCAACCTGCTCACCAAGCTGTTCGAGATGGAGGTGCCGGAGATCGCCGAGGGCATCGTCGTCATCGAGGCGGCCGCGCGCGAGCCGGGTGGCCGCGCGAAGATCGCCGTGTCCAGCCGCGACTCGGACGTGGACCCGGTGGGCGCGTGCGTGGGCATGAAGGGCAGCCGCGTGCAGGCGGTGGTGCAGGAGCTGCGCGGCGAGAAGATCGACATCGTCCCCTATGACGAGGACCCCGCCCGCTTCGTCTGCTCCGCCCTGGCCCCCGCGGAGGTCAGCCGCGTCATCATCGACGAGGCCAACCACGCCATGGAGCTCATCGTCCCGGACGACCAGCTCAGCCTGGCCATCGGCCGGCGCGGGCAGAACGTGCGCCTGGCGGCCCAGCTGACCGGCTGGAAGCTGGACATCAACAGCGAGAGCCGGGTGCGGGAGATGCGCGAGTTCGCCAACCGCTCGCTCGGCGCGCTGCCCGGGGTCAACGAGATGCTGGTGGAGACGCTCTACGCGCACGGCTTCCGCCAGGCGCGCGACATCGCGGACGCCAATCCGGAGATGCTGGCGCAGATCCCCGGCATGGACCCCGCGCGCATCCCCTCCATGCAGGAGGCCGCCCGGAAGCGGATGGTCGAAGACCAGGCGGAACTGTCCCGCATGGATTATGAGAGGGAACAGGCCCGGTTGGCCGAAGCCCGACGCCACCCCGACGAGCTGTCCCAGGCCGAACGCCTGGCGCGGGTGCGGGGCGTCGGGGAGAAGACCATCGAGCAGCTCGCGGCGTCCGGCTACCGCACGGTGGAGGACATCGCCAACGAGAAGGACCTCGCGAAGCTGGGCGACGTCCCGGGCGTGGGCATCAAGAAGGCCCGCCAGCTCAAGAGCGCGGCGGAGAACTACCTGGTGGAGGAAGCCAAGCTGCGCACGGAGCTGAACGCCGAGCGTGGCGCCATGGCGGCGACTTCGGAAGGTGGCGCGGATGCCACCAAGTCGCCGTAA
- a CDS encoding DUF448 domain-containing protein encodes MGRPTGRSEPGEQSAWSGPVRTCVGCGSKRPQAELTRFVVGPGGAVVVDRERRLPGRGAYLCGVGCLTAALKRKAFGRCFRGKAGLVDPSQLGQAWVLAPAP; translated from the coding sequence GTGGGGCGCCCGACCGGCCGCTCGGAGCCGGGTGAGCAGAGCGCGTGGTCAGGCCCGGTCCGGACGTGCGTCGGATGCGGGTCCAAGCGACCGCAGGCGGAGCTCACCCGGTTCGTGGTAGGGCCCGGTGGTGCGGTGGTGGTGGACAGGGAGCGGCGGCTGCCCGGACGGGGCGCCTACCTGTGCGGTGTCGGTTGTCTGACGGCAGCGCTGAAGCGGAAGGCCTTTGGAAGGTGCTTTCGCGGGAAGGCGGGGTTGGTAGACCCGTCGCAGCTCGGGCAAGCATGGGTGCTTGCGCCAGCGCCATGA